From the genome of Gracilinanus agilis isolate LMUSP501 chromosome 2, AgileGrace, whole genome shotgun sequence, one region includes:
- the LOC123236155 gene encoding C2 calcium-dependent domain-containing protein 4A-like → MRLLDKLRDSTGMSTALEPEKAAVDLGSKRPAVSPFCNVLTPGRIPAFCIPPRLPSHNVPAFQPLGSSTSPPRRCAVETDMWPHSRHSSGSTGEEELRSEWIRAREDPDLTDWDPRSQAALSLPHLPRQPTSYGFCALLESPNTRRKESLFLGGSAAAAALLLQPPSQSLLRPRAHTYCGSGGANASCNLRGRLVAPDRQAIGCSSSSSASSSPCSSPRPQDAPAKRSRSRQRYRRLLRAPDALGRALRASGSRVLARARSVSSAEDDDEDYEAVGDARHISLTATCQTGSAPARAPSPSRSQSPSPLGPLQERLEVESIVALGCDGGALHLATEYCPVSRRLRIRLLSAQGLYSGTTEPRAIGCRVSFTLVLQGKTHKQRSAVVRRSRNPVFNEDFFFEGLSENDLRCTAVRVKAENKGRGLERDRLLGRGELELRSILL, encoded by the coding sequence ATGCGACTTTTAGACAAACTACGTGACTCCACAGGGATGAGCACGGCCCTGGAACCCGAGAAGGCAGCGGTGGATCTAGGGTCCAAGCGCCCGGCAGTCTCCCCGTTTTGCAACGTGCTCACTCCGGGGCGCATCCCGGCTTTCTGTATCCCACCTCGGCTACCCTCCCACAATGTCCCAGCTTTCCAGCCTCTTGGCAGCTCTACCTCCCCTCCTCGACGTTGCGCTGTGGAAACTGACATGTGGCCTCACAGTCGGCATTCAAGTGGCAGCACTGGGGAGGAGGAGCTGCGGTCAGAATGGATTAGAGCCAGGGAGGACCCAGACCTTACCGACTGGGATCCGCGCTCTCAGGCTGCGCTTTCGCTGCCGCACCTGCCCCGCCAGCCCACCTCGTACGGCTTCTGCGCTTTGCTCGAGAGCCCCAATACCCGCCGCAAAGAGTCACTTTTCCTTGGGGGCTCTGCAGCCGCTGCCGCCCTTCTCCTGCAGCCCCCATCCCAGTCACTTTTGAGGCCTCGGGCTCACACTTACTGCGGCAGCGGCGGTGCCAACGCTTCGTGCAACCTAAGAGGGCGGCTGGTCGCCCCAGACCGCCAGGCCATTggctgctcttcctcctcctctgccaGCTCATCTCCCTGCAGTTCCCCACGGCCCCAGGACGCTCCCGCCAAGCGGTCACGGAGCCGTCAGCGTTACCGGCGCCTCCTCCGGGCCCCAGATGCCTTGGGCCGGGCGCTGCGAGCCAGTGGGAGCCGCGTTCTGGCCCGAGCTCGCTCGGTCTCCAGCGCTGAAGATGACGACGAGGACTATGAGGCAGTTGGGGACGCACGCCACATCTCCCTGACAGCCACCTGCCAAACTGGCTCCGCCCCGGCACGAGCTCCATCCCCATCCAGGTCCCAGTCCCCTTCCCCTTTGGGTCCACTGCAGGAGCGCCTGGAGGTCGAGAGCATAGTGGCCTTGGGCTGTGACGGCGGTGCCCTGCACTTGGCCACCGAGTACTGTCCAGTGTCCCGGCGGCTGCGCATCCGCCTGCTCAGCGCCCAGGGCCTCTACAGCGGCACCACAGAGCCGAGGGCCATAGGCTGCAGAGTCAGCTTCACCTTGGTGCTGCAGGGGAAGACGCACAAGCAGCGCAGCGCCGTGGTCCGAAGGAGCCGAAATCCAGTCTTTAACGAGGACTTCTTCTTCGAAGGACTGTCGGAGAACGACCTGCGCTGCACAGCTGTGAGGGTCAAGGCCGAGAACAAAGGACGGGGCCTGGAGCGGGACCGTTTGTTGGGTCGGGGAGAGCTGGAGCTGAGGTCCATACTACTCTGA